Proteins encoded by one window of Monoglobus pectinilyticus:
- a CDS encoding RHS repeat-associated core domain-containing protein, producing MSNEQTYSYDCNGNMTSKNTHIYYDDYSPDEHFHTEYENTTRDYGYNLQNKMESYDGKGQTATYVYDGTGTRIGKTVNGVSTGQIWNNGNVIAEYGTRGTKSYILGVGGEIVKTKDSTSNSRYFSYNAHGDTTNIIEKKAESTSFAVTAAYEYDAFGCLVTGTGGGEADSNAFRYNGQYTDEETGLIYLRNRYYDPSIGRFTQEDPYWNPGNMIYGDSGNNNIPSYESISQSANLYVYCASDPVNGADPSGEYVNLLYLQSLYQMYGVTVNVARLIWQAGAYFYLDQQKGWYLTATLLERSTSGIPNQSFVANGGDYAAELVRNDDGFNAQVNNDLWNMANAGYTSVDIWGYYEFDLNSDLGAALHNVSYNVRGSMNAEGRWEVYVSVYDTFDFTEFVIPIGGEYTAQETFLWIVNDAAAISQAISVIQPVDVTINYKQTY from the coding sequence ATGAGTAACGAGCAAACATATAGTTACGATTGTAACGGAAACATGACAAGTAAAAATACCCACATATATTATGATGATTATTCACCTGATGAACATTTCCATACAGAATATGAAAACACAACAAGAGATTACGGATATAACCTGCAGAATAAGATGGAGAGTTATGACGGAAAAGGTCAAACGGCAACGTACGTATATGATGGAACAGGAACGAGAATAGGAAAAACAGTAAACGGAGTAAGCACAGGACAAATATGGAACAACGGAAACGTAATAGCCGAGTACGGAACAAGAGGAACAAAGTCGTATATCCTGGGAGTCGGAGGAGAAATAGTAAAGACAAAAGACAGCACAAGCAACAGTAGATATTTCTCATATAACGCCCACGGAGACACAACGAACATAATAGAAAAGAAAGCGGAAAGTACATCATTTGCAGTAACGGCAGCGTATGAATATGACGCATTCGGATGTTTAGTAACAGGAACAGGCGGAGGAGAAGCAGACAGCAACGCATTCAGATACAACGGACAATATACCGATGAAGAGACTGGATTGATATATTTGCGTAATCGTTACTATGACCCAAGTATAGGAAGATTTACTCAGGAAGATCCATATTGGAATCCAGGTAATATGATATATGGAGATAGTGGAAATAATAACATTCCTTCATATGAATCCATATCACAAAGCGCAAATTTGTATGTGTACTGTGCAAGTGATCCTGTTAATGGAGCTGATCCTTCTGGAGAATATGTAAATTTGTTGTATTTACAAAGTTTATATCAAATGTATGGAGTTACTGTAAATGTTGCTAGATTAATATGGCAAGCTGGGGCATATTTTTATCTTGACCAACAAAAGGGATGGTATTTAACAGCTACATTATTAGAAAGATCTACAAGTGGTATACCCAATCAAAGTTTTGTGGCAAATGGTGGCGATTATGCAGCGGAATTAGTTAGAAATGATGATGGATTTAATGCGCAAGTTAATAACGATTTGTGGAATATGGCCAATGCAGGATATACTTCAGTAGATATTTGGGGGTATTATGAATTTGATTTAAATAGTGATTTGGGAGCCGCTTTGCATAATGTAAGTTATAATGTTAGAGGAAGTATGAATGCTGAAGGACGTTGGGAAGTATATGTTAGCGTATATGATACATTCGATTTTACTGAATTTGTAATTCCAATTGGTGGTGAATATACGGCTCAAGAGACATTTTTATGGATAGTGAATGATGCAGCTGCAATAAGTCAAGCCATTAGTGTGATTCAACCAGTGGATGTAACTATCAATTATAAACAAACGTATTAA